A DNA window from Trichosurus vulpecula isolate mTriVul1 chromosome 2, mTriVul1.pri, whole genome shotgun sequence contains the following coding sequences:
- the FBXO40 gene encoding F-box only protein 40 has translation MGRVQKPPAGQHRHCEKCFLRQCQVPIEPSISCLVISCRRLCGAAFHMCKEEEHELLCPLEQVPCLNSAYGCPLSMARNKLAKHLQVCPASVVCCSMEWNRWPNIDSETILHENIMKEPHSEECLDTALAIQDQKVLFGSLRMVEFFPESREFTEEELEMDSDAILEEQGAVGGVDYHSLPVNGMSPNGEMVELSQQEREALAKDKEGMDLASFGKWENIFSKEHAASKLTNSSANPGVKSSQGTGKEQASSQSNASEKGSSKEKEGQANQKEDPYRNMETTGLAPWQDGVLERLKVAVDVKDYNMYLVHNGRMLIHFGQIPACTPKERDFVYGNLEAQEVKTVYTFKVPVSYCGKRARLGDAMGANRPSEHKATDTSDLGIDVEKLPKSDLIRTTLLCAMERELKGHLISESRSIDGLFMDFATQTYSFEPEQFSSSAVLADLTSEGPPGLHVELHSESVTRRHNKSSSAFTFTCNKFFRRDEFPLHFKNIHSDIQSCLNGWFQHRCPLAYLGCTFVQSHFRPPGQKAKVIYSQKLRTFAIKPEVAPELGPGGKSQRSLTSLPLEILQYIAGFLDSVSLAQLSQVSVLMRSICATLLQERGMVLLEWKKKTYSHGGTGWRAHKKIWQFSSLFSRINSWQFNEVTSMSEHLKTCPFNIVEHRTEPVLLTSMCEQPKQARRSLVSTFKPRP, from the coding sequence GGCAGGGTACAGAAACCTCCAGCTGGACAGCATCGGCATTGTGAGAAATGTTTCCTTCGACAGTGTCAGGTGCCAATAGAGCCAAGTATCTCCTGCCTGGTGATCAGTTGCCGCCGGCTTTGTGGAGCAGCTTTCCACATGTGCAAGGAGGAAGAACATGAGTTACTTTGTCCCCTAGAGCAGGTTCCTTGCCTTAACTCTGCTTATGGCTGTCCTCTCTCAATGGCCCGAAATAAACTGGCAAAGCACCTTCAGGTCTGCCCAGCCAGTGTGGTCTGCTGCTCCATGGAGTGGAACCGTTGGCCAAATATAGACTCAGAAACGATTCTTCATGAGAATATCATGAAAGAGCCCCACAGTGAGGAATGTTTGGACACAGCTCTGGCCATCCAGGATCAAAAGGTCCTTTTTGGCTCCCTGAGGATGGTGGAGTTTTTCCCTGAATCCAGGGAGTTCACTGaggaagaactggaaatggacagtgatgccattttggagGAACAAGGAGCAGTTGGCGGGGTGGACTATCATTCCCTGCCAGTAAATGGAATGTCACCTAATGGCGAGATGGTGGAACTGAGCCAGCAAGAACGAGAAGCCTTGgcaaaagacaaagaaggaatgGATCTGGCCAGTTTTGGGAAATGGGAAAACATTTTCAGCAAAGAGCATGCAGCATCAAAGTTAACAAATTCATCAGCaaaccctggagtcaagagtagTCAGGGCACAGGGAAAGAACAGGCTTCCAGTCAGAGCAATGCTTCAGAGAAGGGATCTAGTAAGGAGAAAGAAGGCCAGGCAAACCAAAAGGAGGACCCATACAGAAATATGGAAACGACAGGACTTGCACCTTGGCAAGATGGAGTATTAGAAAGACTGAAGGTAGCAGTTGATGTAAAGGACTATAATATGTACCTGGTACATAATGGAAGAATGCTGATCCACTTTGGCCAGATTCCTGCTTGCACACCCAAAGAAAGGGACTTTGTTTATGGCAACCTAGAAGCTCAAGAAGTCAAGACTGTTTATACCTTCAAAGTTCCAGTCAGCTACTGTGGAAAGAGGGCCCGACTTGGTGACGCAATGGGAGCCAACAGGCCAAGTGAACACAAGGCCACAGATACCTCAGATTTGGGGATTGATGTAGAAAAACTGCCAAAATCTGATCTAATCAGAACCACCCTTCTGTGTGCGATGGAAAGGGAGCTGAAGGGCCACCTCATCTCTGAATCAAGGAGCATCGATGGACTGTTCATGGACTTTGCAACCCAGACCTACAGCTTTGAGCCAGAGCAGTTTTCCTCAAGTGCAGTATTGGCAGACCTCACTTCTGAAGGCCCCCCAGGCCTCCACGTGGAACTCCACAGTGAGAGTGTGACCAGGAGACACAACAAGAGTAGCTCAGCTTTTACTTTTACTTGCAACAAGTTCTTTAGGAGGGATGAGTTTCCGTTGCACTTCAAGAACATCCACTCTGATATCCAGTCATGCCTCAATGGCTGGTTCCAGCATCGCTGTCCACTGGCCTACTTGGGCTGCACCTTTGTTCAGAGTCACTTCCGCCCTCCAGGGCAAAAAGCCAAAGTGATTTACAGTCAGAAACTCAGGACGTTTGCCATCAAGCCTGAGGTTGCTCCAGAGCTGGGGCCCGGAGGGAAGAGCCAGAGGTCACTGACCAGCCTGCCCCTGGAGATACTGCAGTATATTGCAGGGTTCTTAGACAGCGTCAGCTTGGCTCAGCTGTCCCAGGTGTCCGTCCTCATGAGGAGCATCTGTGCCACGCTCTTACAAGAGAGGGGGATGGTCCTCTTGGAATGGAAGAAAAAGACCTATTCCCATGGGGGCACTGGCTGGAGAGCTCACAAAAAG